Proteins encoded together in one Streptomyces umbrinus window:
- a CDS encoding serine/threonine-protein kinase has product MSTLIGQGGMGQVWTAYDQRLDRRVAVKLLRPDKVAGAEADELRRRFVRECRVTAQVDHPGLVTVHDAGSEGEELFLVMQYVDGADLSDHLAEHDPYPWQWAVSVAAQLCAVLSAVHAVPIVHRDLKPRNVMVKQDGTVTVLDLGVASVMDTDTTRLTHTGSPIGSPAYMAPEQAMGGAVGPYTDLYALGVLMHELLSGDVPFSGSTALGVLHRHLYEPPLPVRRLRPEVPEALEALVLRLLSKDPQHRPDSAQETYEQLLPLLPARGVPSGGPLDPTRPFLRPHAPWPDRARTPAAQPQATPAAEKPDVAGAVDEVKRLLGEGRITQAVDILGGILPAAAAQHGEHSPVVRTLRKQYAATLMDDGQYRRALPELRHLADERAAEAGQADPQSLRFRYEAAQCLEQLGEPAAALAEYRALLPYYENQYVAQDAELSFEVRRRIGHLLLALGDRAAAHDTLARLQYDVERLRGPGHPLVAEISRTLQWLGQVRG; this is encoded by the coding sequence CTGTCCACGCTCATCGGTCAGGGCGGCATGGGCCAGGTGTGGACGGCGTACGACCAGCGCCTCGACCGGCGCGTCGCCGTCAAGCTGCTGCGCCCCGACAAGGTCGCGGGCGCCGAGGCCGACGAACTGCGCCGCCGCTTCGTGCGAGAGTGCCGCGTCACCGCCCAGGTCGACCACCCCGGCCTGGTCACCGTCCACGACGCGGGCAGCGAGGGCGAGGAGCTGTTCCTCGTCATGCAGTACGTCGACGGCGCCGACCTCTCCGACCACCTCGCCGAACACGACCCGTACCCCTGGCAGTGGGCCGTCTCGGTCGCCGCGCAGCTCTGTGCCGTGCTGTCCGCGGTGCACGCCGTGCCGATCGTCCACCGCGACCTCAAGCCGCGGAACGTGATGGTCAAGCAGGACGGCACGGTCACCGTCCTCGACCTCGGCGTCGCGTCGGTCATGGACACGGACACCACCCGCCTCACGCACACCGGTTCACCCATCGGCTCGCCCGCCTACATGGCACCCGAGCAGGCGATGGGCGGCGCCGTCGGCCCGTACACGGATCTTTACGCGCTCGGGGTGCTGATGCACGAACTCCTCAGCGGAGACGTGCCGTTCTCGGGCTCCACCGCCCTCGGCGTGCTCCACCGTCACCTCTACGAACCTCCCCTCCCGGTCCGCCGTCTGCGCCCCGAGGTCCCGGAAGCGCTCGAAGCCCTCGTGCTGCGGCTGCTGTCCAAGGACCCGCAGCACCGCCCCGACTCCGCACAGGAGACGTACGAGCAACTGCTGCCGCTGCTCCCCGCGCGCGGGGTCCCGTCCGGCGGCCCGCTCGACCCGACCCGCCCCTTCCTGCGCCCGCACGCCCCCTGGCCGGACCGCGCCAGGACCCCCGCGGCCCAGCCGCAGGCGACCCCGGCCGCCGAGAAGCCCGACGTCGCGGGAGCCGTCGACGAGGTCAAGCGCCTCCTCGGCGAGGGCCGCATCACGCAGGCCGTCGACATCCTCGGCGGCATCCTCCCGGCCGCCGCCGCCCAGCACGGCGAGCACTCACCCGTCGTCCGCACCCTGCGCAAGCAGTACGCGGCCACGCTGATGGACGACGGCCAGTACCGCCGCGCCCTGCCCGAACTGCGCCACCTCGCCGACGAACGCGCCGCCGAGGCGGGCCAGGCCGACCCGCAGTCCCTGCGCTTCCGCTACGAGGCCGCCCAGTGCCTGGAACAGCTCGGCGAACCGGCCGCCGCCCTCGCCGAGTACCGCGCGCTGCTCCCGTACTACGAGAACCAGTACGTCGCCCAGGACGCCGAGCTCTCCTTCGAAGTCCGCCGCCGCATCGGTCACCTGCTGCTCGCCCTCGGCGACCGCGCCGCCGCCCACGACACCCTGGCCCGCCTCCAGTACGACGTCGAACGGCTGCGGGGCCCCGGCCATCCGCTGGTCGCGGAGATCAGCCGCACCCTGCAATGGCTGGGCCAGGTCCGCGGCTGA
- a CDS encoding SurA N-terminal domain-containing protein, whose amino-acid sequence MHRRRRTAFLLSAALVTAAPLLTACGNDAHPGAAAVVGGDRITVSQLENRVNEVRSAQRAATTGEAQYEQAIAKSGGLTRDTLHVMVLDRVLHRAAQDAGVTVTRKEVQSFRGELEKQAGDSKALEVAWLQQYGVAPERLDDNLRVQIEAQKLASALGTDTSQPAFWKALSEASKKLGVDLNPRYGDWDVEKSSRVDAKLPWLREVTPSGSKETA is encoded by the coding sequence TTGCACCGCCGCCGTCGCACCGCGTTCCTCCTCTCCGCCGCGCTCGTCACCGCGGCCCCCCTCCTCACCGCGTGCGGCAACGACGCGCATCCCGGTGCCGCGGCCGTCGTCGGCGGCGACCGCATCACCGTCTCCCAGCTGGAGAACCGGGTGAACGAGGTACGGTCCGCGCAGCGGGCGGCCACCACGGGTGAAGCGCAGTACGAACAGGCCATCGCCAAGTCCGGCGGCCTCACCCGCGACACCCTGCACGTCATGGTCCTCGACCGCGTCCTGCACCGGGCCGCACAGGACGCGGGTGTGACCGTCACCCGCAAGGAGGTCCAGAGCTTCCGCGGCGAACTGGAGAAGCAGGCGGGCGACTCGAAGGCGCTGGAAGTGGCCTGGCTCCAGCAGTACGGCGTCGCGCCCGAGCGGCTCGACGACAACCTCCGCGTCCAGATCGAGGCCCAGAAGCTCGCCTCCGCACTCGGCACGGACACCAGCCAGCCCGCCTTCTGGAAGGCACTGTCCGAGGCGTCCAAGAAGCTGGGCGTCGACCTGAACCCGCGCTACGGCGACTGGGACGTGGAGAAGAGCAGCCGCGTCGACGCCAAGCTGCCCTGGCTGCGCGAGGTAACCCCGTCGGGAAGCAAGGAAACGGCGTAG
- the eno gene encoding phosphopyruvate hydratase, whose product MPSIDVVVAREILDSRGNPTVEVEVGLDDGSTGRAAVPSGASTGAFEAVELRDGDPNRYLGKGVEKAVLAVIEQLGPELVGYDATEQRLIDQAMIDLDATDNKGSLGANAILGVSLAVAHAASEASDLPLFRYLGGPNAHLLPVPMMNILNGGSHADSNVDIQEFMIAPIGAESFSEAVRWGAEVYHTLKKVLKSRGLSTGLGDEGGFAPNLGSNREALDLILDAIKEAGYIPGQQVALALDVAASEFYKDGKYLFEGKERSAAEMTEYYEELVAAYPLVSIEDPLYEDDWAGWNVITEKLGDKVQIVGDDLFVTNPERLARGIEEGSANALLVKVNQIGSLTETLDAVEMAQRNGFKCMMSHRSGETEDVTIADLAVAVNCGQIKTGAPARSDRVAKYNQLLRIEEILDDAAVYAGRSAFPRFKG is encoded by the coding sequence GTGCCGTCCATCGACGTCGTCGTAGCCCGGGAAATCCTGGACTCCCGAGGCAACCCCACGGTCGAGGTCGAGGTCGGCCTCGACGACGGCAGCACGGGTCGTGCCGCCGTTCCGTCCGGCGCCTCCACAGGTGCCTTCGAGGCTGTTGAGCTCCGTGACGGAGACCCCAACCGCTACCTCGGCAAGGGTGTCGAGAAGGCCGTCCTCGCCGTCATCGAGCAGCTCGGCCCGGAGCTCGTCGGCTACGACGCCACCGAGCAGCGCCTCATCGACCAGGCCATGATCGACCTGGACGCCACCGACAACAAGGGCTCGCTCGGCGCCAACGCCATCCTCGGCGTCTCGCTCGCCGTCGCCCACGCCGCGTCCGAGGCGTCCGACCTCCCCCTCTTCCGCTACCTGGGCGGACCGAACGCGCACCTGCTGCCGGTCCCGATGATGAACATCCTCAACGGTGGGTCGCACGCCGACTCCAACGTCGACATCCAGGAGTTCATGATCGCCCCGATCGGCGCGGAGTCCTTCTCCGAGGCCGTGCGCTGGGGCGCCGAGGTCTACCACACCCTCAAGAAGGTCCTGAAGAGCCGCGGTCTGTCCACCGGCCTCGGCGACGAGGGCGGCTTCGCCCCGAACCTCGGCTCCAACCGCGAGGCCCTGGACCTGATCCTCGACGCGATCAAGGAGGCCGGTTACATCCCCGGCCAGCAGGTCGCTCTCGCGCTCGACGTCGCCGCCTCCGAGTTCTACAAGGACGGCAAGTACCTCTTCGAGGGCAAGGAGCGCTCCGCCGCCGAGATGACGGAGTACTACGAGGAGCTCGTCGCGGCCTACCCGCTCGTCTCCATCGAGGACCCGCTGTACGAGGACGACTGGGCCGGCTGGAACGTCATCACCGAGAAGCTGGGCGACAAGGTCCAGATCGTCGGCGACGACCTCTTCGTCACCAACCCGGAGCGCCTCGCCCGCGGTATCGAGGAGGGCTCCGCCAACGCCCTGCTCGTCAAGGTCAACCAGATCGGCTCGCTGACCGAGACCCTGGACGCCGTCGAGATGGCCCAGCGCAACGGCTTCAAGTGCATGATGTCCCACCGCTCCGGCGAGACCGAGGACGTCACGATCGCCGACCTCGCCGTCGCGGTGAACTGCGGCCAGATCAAGACCGGCGCCCCGGCCCGCTCGGACCGCGTCGCCAAGTACAACCAGCTGCTGCGCATCGAGGAGATCCTCGACGACGCGGCGGTGTACGCGGGCCGTTCGGCCTTCCCGCGCTTCAAGGGCTGA
- a CDS encoding nucleoside triphosphate pyrophosphohydrolase — translation MGYVRCVNASSPGRIVLLTTSHRVAPGLLSWPAWQALQGADRVLCADGTHPQLPYLREAGIQVDESAPTAEDLVDACAGGHTVVVVATGEGEPRLTDGLARLAGSGRVRMPDLELLPASYDLPGARLLDLVQVMDRIRVECPWSSQQTHKGLAKYGIEEAYELVEAIEEGDRDELREELGDVLLQVVFHARIAEEGGPEDDDEPFSIDDVAGGIVTKLIHRHPHVFGDETASTPEEVKEHWLRTKAVEKQRTSVTEGVPLGQPGLALAAKLASRARTAGLEVPLPEGEGVGYELLALAVRAETEGVDPEAALRAAARAYRDAIRVREGRPTDGLPAES, via the coding sequence GTGGGTTACGTTCGGTGTGTGAACGCATCCAGCCCGGGGCGCATCGTCCTGCTCACCACCAGCCACCGAGTCGCGCCCGGACTCCTGTCCTGGCCCGCCTGGCAGGCGCTGCAAGGCGCCGACCGCGTCCTGTGCGCGGACGGCACGCACCCCCAGCTGCCGTATCTGCGCGAGGCGGGCATCCAGGTCGACGAGTCCGCGCCGACCGCCGAGGACCTGGTCGACGCCTGCGCCGGCGGGCACACGGTCGTCGTCGTGGCCACCGGCGAGGGCGAGCCGCGCCTGACCGACGGCCTGGCCCGGCTGGCCGGCTCCGGGCGTGTCCGGATGCCCGACCTCGAACTGCTCCCCGCGTCGTACGACCTCCCGGGCGCCCGCCTCCTCGACCTCGTCCAGGTCATGGACCGCATCCGCGTCGAGTGCCCCTGGTCCTCCCAGCAGACCCACAAGGGCCTGGCGAAATACGGCATCGAGGAGGCGTACGAACTCGTCGAGGCCATCGAGGAGGGCGACCGCGACGAACTGCGCGAGGAGCTCGGCGACGTTCTGCTCCAGGTCGTCTTCCACGCCCGGATCGCCGAGGAAGGCGGCCCAGAGGACGATGACGAGCCCTTCTCCATCGACGACGTGGCGGGCGGCATCGTCACCAAGCTCATCCACCGCCACCCGCACGTCTTCGGCGACGAGACCGCCTCGACCCCCGAGGAGGTCAAGGAGCACTGGCTGCGCACCAAGGCCGTCGAGAAGCAGCGGACATCCGTGACCGAGGGCGTCCCGCTCGGTCAGCCGGGCCTCGCACTCGCCGCCAAGCTGGCATCCCGCGCACGCACGGCGGGACTGGAAGTGCCCTTGCCTGAGGGCGAGGGCGTCGGCTACGAACTACTGGCACTGGCGGTACGCGCCGAGACGGAGGGCGTGGACCCTGAGGCGGCGCTCAGAGCCGCCGCGCGGGCCTACCGGGACGCGATACGAGTGCGCGAAGGCCGACCGACCGATGGCCTGCCGGCAGAGAGCTGA
- a CDS encoding transglycosylase family protein: MLSGNGRHRRPRQAPALLVAAGVTGSAIAIPLLGATGASAASGTTWDAVAECESGGSWSANSGNGYYGGLQMTQETWEDNGGLDYAPSADQASRSQQISVAEKILAKQGTSAWATCGLVAGLTQNSGSADVDTGVADDSPTPLSGLGMGDDSSGTKSDTSGSSSSSDLSSGSGDSADSQDSDSSSTDAAAKSDDPDKSSQNGEASAEGSGTEDTGSGRHRGGSADEGATDSRADDSAGRHASRGDSESRVAAEGSYAVRSGDSLWGIADSLGVEGGWRALYAENKEAIGDDPDFIIPGQSLDVDGLRMADK, translated from the coding sequence ATGCTCTCCGGGAACGGTCGTCACCGTCGCCCCCGTCAGGCTCCGGCTCTCCTCGTCGCGGCGGGCGTGACCGGGTCGGCCATCGCGATCCCTCTGCTCGGTGCGACCGGCGCGAGCGCCGCAAGCGGTACCACCTGGGACGCGGTCGCGGAGTGCGAGAGCGGCGGCTCGTGGAGCGCGAACTCCGGCAACGGGTACTACGGCGGCCTCCAGATGACCCAGGAGACCTGGGAGGACAACGGCGGCCTCGACTACGCGCCGAGCGCCGACCAGGCCAGCCGTTCGCAGCAGATATCCGTCGCCGAGAAGATCCTCGCGAAGCAGGGCACGAGCGCCTGGGCGACCTGCGGTCTCGTCGCGGGTCTGACGCAGAACTCCGGCTCGGCCGACGTCGACACGGGGGTCGCGGACGACTCCCCGACTCCGTTGTCCGGCTTGGGCATGGGGGACGACAGCAGCGGGACGAAGTCCGACACGTCTGGTTCATCCAGTTCGTCCGACTTGTCCAGCGGTAGCGGCGACAGCGCCGACTCACAGGATTCCGACAGCTCCTCCACGGATGCCGCCGCAAAGAGTGACGACCCGGACAAGTCGTCCCAGAACGGGGAGGCTTCGGCCGAGGGTTCCGGAACGGAAGACACCGGCTCCGGTCGTCACCGGGGTGGCAGTGCCGACGAAGGTGCCACCGACTCCCGCGCGGACGACTCCGCCGGCCGGCACGCCTCGCGCGGCGACAGCGAGTCGCGCGTCGCCGCCGAGGGTTCGTACGCCGTGCGTTCCGGAGACAGTCTCTGGGGGATCGCCGACTCCCTTGGTGTCGAGGGCGGATGGCGGGCGCTCTACGCCGAGAACAAGGAAGCCATCGGTGACGACCCGGACTTCATCATCCCCGGTCAGAGCCTCGATGTGGACGGCCTGCGGATGGCGGACAAGTAG
- a CDS encoding globin domain-containing protein — MDPDLVRTSFAVVERRAEFAAKYFYSHLFWHHPDVRALFPLDFPEDMERQRDRLFAALTLVVGRLGEPGMHEYLWELGRDHRKYLAQPEHYAAVGTSLIAAFATVSGAAWNTEVEKAWDEAYAVIADAMMDGAWEAESRGEPPWWDAEVLGRTSHGDDLAVLKLRPNRSLLHLPGQYVSVNSPRIPGVWRPYSLANAPRPDDTVDLHVSLVEDGVLSTELVRRTRPGDVLKLGAPGGRLTLRTPVQRPVTFIAAGTGWAPVKALLEQLAWEPGSYDEARLFVVARDTTYLYDRAALGELCTRLPHLDVTVITPAPGRPKAQATGRLLTALGNRANWARHDIYLAGPPGLVDETAEALPALGADPERVFCDDLPPTDQGQARPLGPGQWLLHRPRPHWHNPSARSPD, encoded by the coding sequence GTGGACCCCGATCTCGTCCGGACCAGTTTCGCGGTCGTCGAAAGACGAGCCGAATTCGCGGCCAAGTACTTCTACTCGCACCTCTTCTGGCACCACCCCGATGTCCGCGCCCTGTTCCCGCTGGATTTCCCGGAGGACATGGAACGTCAGCGGGACCGTCTGTTCGCCGCGTTGACGCTTGTCGTGGGGCGGCTGGGGGAGCCTGGGATGCACGAGTATCTCTGGGAACTGGGGCGGGACCACCGGAAGTATCTGGCGCAGCCGGAGCACTACGCGGCGGTGGGCACGAGCCTGATCGCCGCGTTCGCCACCGTCTCCGGGGCGGCGTGGAACACGGAGGTGGAGAAGGCCTGGGACGAGGCGTACGCCGTGATCGCGGACGCCATGATGGACGGCGCGTGGGAGGCGGAGAGCCGGGGCGAGCCGCCCTGGTGGGACGCCGAGGTGCTCGGCCGCACCAGCCACGGGGACGACCTCGCCGTGCTGAAACTGCGCCCCAATCGCTCCCTCCTTCATCTGCCCGGCCAGTACGTGAGCGTCAACAGCCCTCGGATCCCGGGCGTCTGGCGCCCCTACTCCTTGGCCAACGCGCCGCGTCCCGACGACACCGTCGACTTACATGTCAGCCTCGTCGAGGACGGTGTCCTGTCCACCGAGCTCGTCCGCCGCACCCGACCGGGCGACGTCCTGAAGCTCGGCGCGCCCGGTGGCCGGTTGACCCTCCGTACGCCGGTGCAGCGGCCCGTCACCTTCATCGCCGCGGGCACCGGGTGGGCTCCGGTCAAGGCGCTGCTGGAGCAACTGGCGTGGGAGCCGGGCTCGTACGACGAGGCCCGGCTCTTTGTTGTCGCCCGGGACACCACGTACCTCTACGACCGGGCCGCGCTCGGGGAGTTATGCACGCGGCTGCCGCATCTCGACGTCACGGTCATAACGCCCGCGCCCGGCCGGCCGAAGGCCCAGGCCACCGGCCGGCTGCTGACGGCTCTGGGCAACCGGGCCAACTGGGCCCGCCACGACATCTATCTGGCCGGTCCGCCCGGGCTGGTCGACGAGACCGCCGAGGCTCTCCCCGCTCTCGGCGCCGACCCCGAGCGCGTCTTCTGCGACGACCTGCCACCCACCGACCAGGGCCAGGCCCGCCCGCTCGGCCCGGGCCAATGGCTCCTCCACCGGCCCCGTCCGCACTGGCACAACCCGTCGGCGCGCTCACCGGACTGA
- a CDS encoding FtsB family cell division protein, giving the protein MAVKDRDRFSTSTRLRLLGEQTAARVYRSQTKRQARRSRLTGRAALLALVLCTLVVALAYPIRQYVSQRAEVADLQREREQARERVEQLRDLKARWQDDAYAEQRIRERLHYVMPGETGYIVIDPDAAKKTRTDQTAADRAWYANVWDGVDKADAADR; this is encoded by the coding sequence ATGGCCGTGAAGGACCGCGACCGGTTCTCCACCTCGACCAGGCTGCGGCTGCTCGGTGAGCAGACCGCAGCCCGTGTCTACCGCTCGCAGACCAAGCGGCAGGCCCGCCGCTCACGGCTCACCGGCCGGGCGGCACTCCTCGCCCTCGTCCTGTGCACGCTCGTGGTGGCTCTCGCCTATCCCATAAGGCAGTACGTCTCCCAGCGCGCGGAGGTCGCCGACCTCCAGCGCGAGCGGGAACAGGCCCGCGAGCGCGTCGAGCAGCTGCGCGACCTCAAGGCACGGTGGCAGGACGACGCGTACGCCGAGCAGCGCATCCGGGAGCGGCTCCACTACGTGATGCCGGGCGAGACCGGCTACATCGTGATCGACCCCGACGCGGCGAAGAAGACGCGTACGGATCAGACGGCGGCCGACCGGGCCTGGTATGCCAACGTCTGGGACGGCGTCGACAAGGCAGACGCCGCCGACAGGTGA
- a CDS encoding LysM peptidoglycan-binding domain-containing protein yields the protein MLLSGKGKHRRPSKATRIATLAGVTTAAVAVPLMGATGASAATASEWDAVAQCESGGNWSINTGNGYYGGLQFSASTWAAYGGTAYASTANQASKSQQIAVAEKVLAGQGKGAWPSCGVGLSGASTGGAPAPSNSGNSGQSTSQSQQQQSTKSSEERASRSQERSTAKKTVETPTGKKVKKGDGEYKVVKGDTLSEIAEKKNVKGGWQKLYKLNDDIVDDADFIFPGQQLHLS from the coding sequence ATGCTGCTTTCCGGCAAGGGCAAGCACCGCCGCCCGTCCAAGGCCACCCGTATCGCCACGCTCGCCGGTGTCACCACCGCGGCCGTCGCCGTCCCGCTGATGGGCGCCACGGGGGCCTCCGCCGCCACCGCCTCCGAGTGGGACGCCGTCGCCCAGTGCGAGTCCGGCGGCAACTGGTCGATCAACACCGGCAACGGCTACTACGGCGGCCTGCAGTTCTCGGCCTCCACCTGGGCCGCGTACGGCGGCACGGCGTACGCCTCCACGGCCAACCAGGCCTCCAAGTCCCAGCAGATAGCCGTCGCCGAGAAGGTCCTCGCGGGCCAGGGCAAGGGTGCCTGGCCGAGCTGTGGCGTGGGCCTGTCCGGCGCCTCGACCGGTGGCGCCCCGGCTCCCTCGAACTCGGGCAACTCCGGCCAGAGCACCTCGCAGTCTCAGCAGCAGCAGAGCACCAAGTCCTCCGAGGAGCGCGCCTCGCGTTCCCAGGAGCGCTCGACCGCGAAGAAGACCGTCGAGACCCCGACCGGCAAGAAGGTCAAGAAGGGCGACGGCGAGTACAAGGTCGTCAAGGGTGACACCCTCAGCGAGATCGCCGAGAAGAAGAACGTCAAGGGCGGCTGGCAGAAGCTGTACAAGCTGAACGACGACATCGTCGACGACGCCGACTTCATCTTCCCGGGCCAGCAGCTGCACCTCAGCTGA
- a CDS encoding cytochrome P450 family protein gives MTETPARTPAGEPAPELFTWEFATDPYPAYAWLREHAPVHRTKLPSGVEAWLVTRYADAKQALADGRLSKNPAHHDEPAHAKGKTGIPGERKAELMTHLLNIDPPDHTRLRRLVSKAFTPRRVAEFAPRVQELTDRLIDGFVEKGEADLIHEFAFPLPIYAICDLLGVPREDQDDFRDWAGMMIRHGGGPRGGVARSVKKMRGYLAELIHRKREELTEVPAPGEDLLSGLIRASDHGEHLTENEAAAMAFILLFAGFETTVNLIGNGTYALLTHPEQRQQLQDSLAAGRTDLLATGVEELLRYDGPVELATWRFATEPLSIGGQDIAAGDPVLVVLAAADRDPARFDEPDTLDLSRRDNQHLGYGHGIHYCLGAPLARLEGQTALATLLTRLPDLQLAGDSADLRWRGGLIMRGLRTLPVEFAPSGKVRTD, from the coding sequence GTGACGGAAACACCTGCTCGGACTCCCGCAGGGGAACCTGCCCCGGAACTCTTCACCTGGGAGTTCGCGACCGACCCCTACCCGGCGTACGCCTGGCTCAGGGAGCACGCCCCCGTGCACCGGACGAAACTCCCGAGCGGAGTCGAGGCCTGGCTGGTGACCCGTTACGCGGATGCCAAGCAGGCCCTCGCCGACGGCCGGCTCAGCAAGAACCCCGCCCATCACGACGAGCCCGCGCACGCGAAGGGGAAGACCGGCATCCCCGGCGAGCGCAAGGCCGAGCTGATGACGCACCTCCTCAATATCGACCCGCCGGACCACACCAGGCTCCGACGGCTCGTCAGCAAGGCGTTCACGCCTCGGCGGGTGGCCGAATTCGCGCCCCGGGTGCAGGAGTTGACCGACCGGCTCATCGACGGGTTCGTGGAGAAGGGAGAGGCCGACCTCATCCACGAGTTCGCCTTTCCGCTCCCCATCTACGCCATCTGCGATCTCCTGGGCGTCCCGCGCGAGGACCAGGACGACTTCCGCGACTGGGCCGGGATGATGATCCGGCACGGGGGAGGGCCGCGCGGGGGCGTGGCGCGGTCCGTGAAGAAGATGCGCGGCTATCTCGCCGAGCTCATCCACCGCAAGCGCGAGGAACTGACGGAGGTGCCCGCCCCGGGCGAGGACCTCCTCTCCGGTCTCATCCGGGCCTCCGACCACGGCGAGCACCTCACCGAGAACGAGGCCGCCGCGATGGCCTTCATCCTCCTGTTCGCCGGGTTCGAGACGACCGTGAACCTGATCGGCAACGGCACATACGCGCTGCTCACCCACCCCGAGCAGCGGCAGCAGCTCCAGGACTCGCTCGCGGCCGGCCGTACGGACCTTCTCGCGACCGGTGTCGAGGAACTGCTCCGCTACGACGGACCCGTGGAACTGGCCACCTGGCGGTTCGCCACCGAGCCGCTGAGCATCGGCGGGCAGGACATCGCCGCCGGCGACCCCGTACTCGTCGTGCTGGCCGCCGCCGACCGTGACCCCGCCCGGTTCGACGAGCCCGACACCCTGGACCTCTCCCGACGTGACAACCAGCACCTCGGTTACGGCCACGGCATCCACTACTGCCTCGGCGCACCCCTCGCCCGGCTGGAGGGCCAGACCGCGCTGGCCACGCTGCTCACCCGCCTCCCCGACCTGCAACTCGCGGGCGATTCCGCCGATTTGCGATGGCGTGGAGGGCTCATCATGCGCGGATTGCGCACGCTTCCGGTGGAGTTCGCCCCTTCCGGGAAGGTGCGTACGGACTAG